A single Nitrososphaerales archaeon DNA region contains:
- a CDS encoding isocitrate/isopropylmalate family dehydrogenase, protein LYANIRPIKTFKGLVGPLGEVDFICVRETTEGLYSGIEHRLTDDVAIAVRKITRKQSERVARKAFEIAKEKGWKKIIVVTKRNILRETDGIFIESVDKVSKDYPGITYEEYFIDNMAQQLVKNPQRFNQNVILGTNLFMDVISEECSALIASIGCVYSGNFGDTYAMFEPAHGSAPKYKGLYKVNPTATILSAAWMLEYLGEKACAKAIFDATEEVIAEGKYVTYDMGGSAGTLEMANAIAERARKFLK, encoded by the coding sequence ATCTTTATGCGAATATAAGGCCGATAAAGACCTTTAAGGGTTTGGTAGGCCCTCTTGGAGAAGTCGATTTCATATGTGTCAGAGAAACGACCGAAGGGCTTTATAGTGGTATAGAGCATAGACTTACAGACGATGTAGCGATCGCTGTGAGAAAGATTACAAGAAAGCAATCTGAAAGGGTTGCAAGAAAAGCCTTCGAAATTGCAAAGGAGAAAGGTTGGAAGAAGATCATAGTCGTGACCAAACGCAACATTTTGAGAGAGACCGATGGTATCTTCATCGAATCTGTCGATAAGGTCTCAAAAGATTACCCTGGTATAACTTATGAAGAATACTTTATAGATAATATGGCTCAGCAGTTGGTAAAGAATCCCCAGAGGTTTAATCAGAATGTAATACTAGGTACTAACCTCTTTATGGATGTGATATCGGAAGAATGCTCAGCACTCATAGCTAGTATAGGTTGCGTATATTCTGGAAATTTTGGAGATACGTATGCGATGTTCGAGCCAGCACATGGAAGTGCGCCCAAATACAAAGGTTTATACAAAGTGAATCCCACAGCCACGATACTCTCTGCCGCATGGATGCTCGAATATCTTGGCGAAAAAGCATGTGCAAAAGCTATATTCGATGCCACTGAAGAAGTGATCGCAGAAGGAAAGTATGTGACTTATGATATGGGTGGCTCTGCGGGTACTTTAGAGATGGCCAATGCGATTGCTGAGCGAGCGAGAAAATTTCTAAAATAA